The following are encoded together in the Geobacter sulfurreducens PCA genome:
- a CDS encoding putative baseplate assembly protein yields MPIVPIPDLDDKRYADLVREAVASLAVRAPAWTDHNASDPGITLVELFAWLAEMQIYGLNCLTPDHYRTFLRLVGIRPVPAVPATVALTLSSTAGRELMIPRGTRLTAETGGEPLPFETTADLFLLNNRIAAVISAWGGGFRNVTDANARDAFFFPAFGEQPAPGGTLLIAFERMLPAGREVRLAIDLYEADLPPVGAHRGEPAAVVPPVDLVWEYSTEAGYRRLDLLEDGTTGLTRSGQILFSVPADMTATTSPYLPATVPAPRFPMIRCRLPEESTAVPLPSEGLSACRRAAARQGTGFYEIPPRIDSIRLNTVTARQAVSVVDENLVSSSGTDWGNGMPGQVVSLARRPAMEGSLRVRVLTGTDWEEWAERDNLDASGPTDRHFVLDPAVGTILFGDGRNGRVLPEGARVRADYLSGGGAAGNLRPLASWRFDDPLLADLAARNDASASGGRDAEPLEEAIARAPLELREVDRAITSDDFEYLALNTPGLRVARARALPLWEPEAPEDRPVPATVTVVVVPWSFTPRPYPGPRFLRAVCDHLDRHRLVTTRVRVIPPLYAQVTVRTRVSAGEGVRPEELRARVAERLLEFLHPLKGGEDGTGWPFGRGVYRSEIIAAIREVSGVECVLETTLSGDTCTRVDGEGNLMIDRDALVYSERHEVDVTARSGRCTVTY; encoded by the coding sequence ATGCCCATAGTACCGATACCGGATCTTGACGACAAACGATACGCCGACCTGGTGCGGGAGGCAGTGGCGAGCCTTGCGGTGCGCGCACCGGCGTGGACCGACCACAACGCATCGGACCCGGGGATCACATTGGTGGAGCTCTTCGCCTGGCTGGCGGAGATGCAGATCTACGGGCTCAACTGCCTTACCCCCGACCACTACCGGACCTTCCTCCGTCTCGTGGGTATCCGGCCGGTTCCGGCAGTGCCCGCCACCGTGGCCCTGACCCTCTCATCCACCGCCGGACGGGAGTTGATGATCCCGCGAGGTACGCGCCTCACGGCCGAGACGGGAGGGGAACCCCTTCCCTTCGAGACGACGGCCGACCTGTTCCTGCTGAACAACCGGATCGCTGCCGTCATCAGCGCCTGGGGCGGCGGCTTCCGCAATGTCACCGATGCCAATGCCCGCGATGCCTTCTTTTTCCCTGCCTTCGGCGAGCAGCCGGCACCGGGGGGCACGCTCCTCATCGCCTTTGAGCGGATGCTTCCGGCAGGGCGGGAGGTGCGCCTCGCCATCGATCTCTACGAAGCAGACCTGCCCCCCGTGGGTGCCCACCGGGGCGAACCGGCCGCCGTCGTACCCCCGGTGGATCTGGTCTGGGAGTATTCCACGGAGGCCGGTTACCGTCGGCTCGATCTGCTGGAGGACGGCACCACCGGCCTGACCCGCTCCGGACAGATTCTCTTTTCAGTGCCTGCCGACATGACGGCGACCACCTCGCCTTACCTGCCGGCAACGGTGCCTGCGCCGCGCTTTCCCATGATCCGCTGTCGCCTGCCGGAAGAGAGCACCGCCGTGCCGCTGCCTTCCGAGGGTCTGTCGGCATGCCGCCGCGCCGCCGCCCGGCAGGGGACGGGCTTCTATGAGATACCTCCGCGCATCGACTCCATCCGCCTCAATACGGTGACGGCGCGCCAAGCGGTATCGGTGGTGGACGAGAACCTTGTCTCTTCATCCGGCACCGACTGGGGCAATGGCATGCCGGGACAGGTAGTTTCCCTTGCCCGGCGGCCGGCCATGGAGGGGAGCCTCAGGGTCAGGGTCCTGACCGGCACCGATTGGGAAGAGTGGGCCGAACGCGACAACCTGGACGCCTCGGGGCCCACGGACCGGCATTTCGTACTCGACCCGGCGGTCGGTACCATCCTTTTCGGTGATGGCCGCAACGGGCGGGTTTTGCCGGAGGGGGCTCGGGTGCGGGCCGACTACCTGTCAGGCGGGGGCGCGGCGGGAAACCTGAGGCCCCTGGCATCGTGGCGCTTCGATGATCCCCTGCTGGCGGACCTTGCCGCGCGCAATGACGCGTCCGCCAGCGGCGGCAGAGACGCCGAGCCGCTCGAGGAGGCCATTGCCCGCGCCCCCCTGGAACTGCGGGAGGTGGACCGGGCCATAACCTCCGATGATTTCGAGTATCTGGCGCTGAATACCCCCGGTCTCCGGGTGGCCCGCGCCCGGGCGCTTCCCCTCTGGGAGCCGGAAGCGCCGGAGGATCGTCCTGTGCCGGCCACGGTGACCGTGGTCGTGGTCCCCTGGTCCTTTACCCCGCGGCCGTATCCCGGCCCACGGTTCCTGCGCGCGGTGTGCGACCACCTGGATCGCCACCGGCTGGTGACGACCCGCGTCAGGGTGATCCCTCCCCTCTACGCGCAGGTGACGGTCAGAACACGGGTCAGCGCCGGTGAAGGGGTACGTCCCGAGGAGTTGCGAGCGCGGGTGGCCGAACGGCTTCTGGAGTTTCTTCATCCCCTGAAGGGGGGTGAGGACGGGACGGGGTGGCCTTTTGGCAGAGGGGTCTACCGTTCGGAGATCATTGCAGCCATCAGGGAGGTGAGCGGTGTGGAATGCGTGCTGGAGACGACGCTTTCGGGCGATACGTGCACGCGGGTCGACGGCGAGGGCAACCTGATGATAGACCGGGACGCCCTGGTCTA